A single Fusobacterium hominis DNA region contains:
- a CDS encoding Na+/H+ antiporter family protein, translating to MMIFNPVILSVLVMIILCLCKLNVIFSMLIAAIVAGVSANMGVINTMKILISGMGGNAETALSYILLGTLAVAINSTGIANIISKKISKVVGNKKVYLLLLIAALACCSQNLIPVHIAFIPILIPPLLKLMNALKLDRRAMACCLTFGLKTPYVVLPVGFGLIFHTIVKDQISANGYVIELGHVWRSTWILGVAMVIGLLTAIFITYRKDRIYQDLPLKGIKDVECDKMERKHWITLVAAIVAFSIQLITGSLPLGAIAALAVLVIFRVVKWNDLDKMLNDGFLIMGVIAFIMLIAAGYGRVIRETGAIETLVNGVMEISGGSKVITSLIMLVVGLFITIGIGTSFGTVPILATIYVPLALKVGYSVPAMIVLITAASIIGDAGSPASDSTLGPTSGLAVDGQHDHIRDTCIATFIHFCIPLFIAGFIGSLIF from the coding sequence ATTATGATATTTAACCCAGTAATTTTATCAGTTTTAGTAATGATTATTTTATGTTTATGCAAGTTAAATGTTATCTTTTCAATGCTGATAGCTGCAATTGTAGCTGGAGTTTCAGCAAATATGGGAGTTATTAATACAATGAAAATATTAATCTCTGGTATGGGCGGAAATGCTGAGACAGCTTTGAGTTATATTTTACTTGGAACTTTAGCAGTAGCAATCAATAGTACAGGAATCGCAAATATTATTTCTAAAAAAATTTCAAAAGTAGTAGGAAATAAAAAAGTATACTTATTATTATTAATCGCAGCATTAGCATGTTGTTCACAAAATTTAATACCGGTTCACATAGCATTTATTCCAATTTTAATTCCACCATTATTAAAATTGATGAATGCATTAAAGTTAGATAGACGTGCAATGGCTTGTTGCTTAACATTTGGATTAAAAACACCTTATGTAGTTTTACCAGTTGGATTTGGTTTGATATTTCATACAATAGTAAAAGATCAAATTTCAGCAAATGGTTATGTTATAGAATTAGGACATGTATGGAGATCTACATGGATATTAGGGGTAGCAATGGTAATAGGATTATTAACAGCTATTTTTATAACATATAGAAAAGATAGAATATATCAAGATTTACCATTAAAAGGGATAAAAGATGTAGAATGTGATAAGATGGAAAGAAAACATTGGATTACATTAGTTGCTGCAATAGTTGCTTTTAGTATCCAATTAATAACTGGATCATTACCATTAGGTGCTATAGCAGCACTAGCAGTATTAGTTATTTTTAGAGTAGTAAAATGGAATGATCTAGATAAGATGTTAAATGATGGATTTTTAATAATGGGTGTTATAGCATTTATTATGCTAATAGCAGCTGGTTATGGTAGAGTAATAAGAGAAACAGGTGCTATAGAAACACTTGTTAATGGAGTTATGGAAATTAGCGGTGGAAGCAAAGTGATAACATCTCTAATTATGTTAGTAGTTGGATTATTTATAACAATTGGTATAGGAACATCATTTGGAACAGTTCCTATTCTTGCAACTATCTATGTACCACTTGCATTAAAAGTTGGGTATTCTGTTCCAGCTATGATTGTATTAATTACAGCAGCATCAATTATAGGAGATGCTGGATCACCAGCTTCAGATTCTACATTAGGACCTACATCAGGGCTAGCAGTAGACGGTCAACATGACCACATAAGAGATACGTGTATTGCGACATTTATACATTTCTGTATTCCATTATTTATAGCAGGATTTATTGGAAGTTTAATATTTTAA
- the hutG gene encoding formimidoylglutamase: MDMKEIWNGRLDGWEQCDLRIWQVIKDINEFSKTDKGSKFAFIGYNTDTGVKRNLGRVGAAKGSDEIRKGLKSLPAIENTTLYDYKNLKEFSTEKAQEEYSYKVKDAFDKNIFPIGLGGGHDIVYGTYSGIRKSHPNKKIGIINFDAHLDNRPYDNGRTSGTSFKEILDNDKNVKYAIVGFQKAGNTKRLIDTANAHNVLILPEAIEESRINDYLREFIKDVDIVYVTFCMDVFDAAIAPGVSAPTPLGLDSKKGRNILLSILGSNKVVALDFAEVNPDYDIDSRTAKLTARLIYEAIDNLKK; encoded by the coding sequence ATGGATATGAAAGAAATTTGGAATGGTAGATTAGATGGTTGGGAACAATGTGATTTGCGTATTTGGCAAGTTATAAAAGATATCAATGAATTTAGTAAAACTGATAAAGGTTCAAAATTTGCATTTATCGGATATAATACTGATACTGGAGTAAAAAGAAATCTAGGAAGAGTTGGGGCTGCAAAGGGATCTGATGAAATAAGAAAAGGATTAAAATCACTTCCTGCAATAGAAAATACAACTTTATATGACTATAAAAATTTAAAAGAATTTTCTACTGAAAAGGCTCAAGAAGAATACTCATACAAAGTTAAAGATGCTTTTGATAAAAATATTTTTCCTATTGGTCTTGGTGGTGGACATGACATTGTATATGGTACATACTCAGGAATAAGAAAGTCTCATCCTAATAAAAAAATAGGAATTATTAATTTTGATGCTCATCTTGACAATAGACCCTATGATAATGGCAGAACATCTGGAACTTCTTTTAAAGAAATTTTAGATAATGACAAAAATGTAAAATATGCAATAGTAGGTTTTCAAAAAGCAGGAAATACAAAAAGACTTATTGATACTGCTAATGCCCACAATGTCCTTATTCTTCCTGAAGCAATTGAAGAATCTAGAATCAATGATTATTTACGTGAATTTATAAAAGATGTAGATATAGTGTATGTTACATTTTGTATGGACGTCTTTGATGCTGCAATAGCTCCTGGAGTATCTGCTCCAACACCTTTAGGATTAGATAGTAAAAAAGGAAGAAATATTTTATTATCTATCTTAGGTTCAAATAAAGTAGTTGCTCTTGACTTTGCTGAGGTTAATCCTGACTATGATATAGACAGTAGAACTGCTAAATTAACAGCCCGTCTTATCTATGAGGCAATAGATAATTTGAAAAAATAA
- the hutH gene encoding histidine ammonia-lyase, with protein MKKLVIGVEKIRLEDLINVTRNGYKVEISPEAYKKVDEARALVDRYVKEKRVSYGITTGFGKFSDTVISEEQTGELQRNLIMSHSCGVGNPIALDAARGIMLLRLINMTKGHSGVRRIVLETLVEMLNKGVTPFIPEKGSLGASGDLAPLAHMVLVMLGMGKAFYNGELLDGKVAMERAGVKILDSLSSKEGLALINGTQVMTSIGAHVTYDAINLMKHLDIAGALTLETQNGITCAFDPKVHEVRGHKGQIDTAENFRKILANSKNTTKQGVLRTQDPYTLRCIPQIHGASKDALAYVKQKVEIEMEAVTDNPIIFCDTDEVISGGNFHGQPMALPFDFLGIAISEMANVSERRIERLVNPALNNGLPAFLVKNGGVNSGFMIVQYSAASLVSENKVLAHPASVDSIPSSANQEDHVSMGTIAARKAGEILKNARNVIAMELLSACQGVDLRESSDKLGEGTKKAYEEIRKVVSYYDKDRVMHIDINTVEDLIKSNKIVDAVEKVLGDLK; from the coding sequence ATGAAGAAACTAGTAATTGGCGTAGAAAAAATTAGATTGGAAGATTTAATCAATGTTACAAGAAATGGATACAAAGTAGAAATTTCACCAGAGGCATATAAAAAAGTAGATGAGGCAAGAGCCCTTGTAGATAGATATGTAAAAGAAAAAAGAGTATCTTATGGAATAACAACAGGATTTGGTAAATTTTCTGACACTGTTATTTCTGAAGAACAAACAGGAGAACTACAAAGAAACCTTATAATGAGTCACTCTTGTGGAGTTGGAAATCCAATAGCACTAGATGCAGCTAGAGGAATTATGTTACTTAGACTTATAAATATGACAAAAGGACATTCTGGAGTTAGAAGAATAGTTTTAGAAACATTAGTAGAGATGTTAAATAAAGGGGTTACACCATTTATTCCAGAAAAAGGATCTCTTGGAGCATCTGGAGATTTAGCACCACTTGCTCATATGGTTTTAGTAATGCTAGGAATGGGAAAAGCTTTCTATAATGGAGAATTATTAGATGGAAAAGTTGCTATGGAAAGAGCAGGAGTAAAAATATTAGATAGTTTATCTTCTAAAGAAGGACTTGCACTTATCAATGGAACACAAGTTATGACATCAATAGGAGCTCATGTGACTTACGATGCAATTAATTTAATGAAACATCTAGATATAGCTGGAGCATTAACACTTGAAACACAAAATGGTATAACTTGTGCCTTTGATCCAAAAGTTCATGAAGTAAGAGGACATAAAGGTCAAATAGATACAGCAGAAAACTTTAGAAAAATACTAGCAAATAGTAAAAATACAACAAAACAAGGAGTACTTCGTACACAAGATCCTTATACACTAAGATGTATACCTCAAATTCATGGAGCTAGTAAAGATGCATTAGCATATGTAAAACAAAAAGTAGAAATAGAAATGGAGGCAGTTACAGATAACCCAATTATTTTCTGTGACACTGATGAAGTAATTTCAGGAGGAAACTTCCATGGACAACCAATGGCATTACCATTTGACTTTTTAGGAATAGCAATCTCTGAAATGGCAAATGTATCAGAAAGAAGAATAGAAAGATTAGTAAATCCTGCATTAAACAATGGATTACCAGCATTTTTAGTAAAAAATGGTGGAGTAAACTCTGGATTTATGATTGTACAATATAGTGCAGCATCACTTGTTTCAGAAAATAAAGTATTAGCTCATCCAGCATCAGTTGACTCGATACCATCTTCAGCAAATCAAGAAGATCATGTATCTATGGGAACAATTGCTGCAAGAAAAGCAGGAGAAATATTAAAAAATGCAAGAAACGTTATAGCAATGGAATTATTATCAGCATGTCAAGGTGTTGATTTAAGAGAAAGTTCTGATAAATTAGGAGAAGGAACTAAAAAAGCTTATGAAGAAATAAGAAAAGTTGTTTCTTACTATGATAAAGATAGAGTTATGCACATAGATATTAATACAGTTGAAGATTTAATTAAGAGCAACAAAATAGTAGATGCAGTAGAAAAAGTTTTAGGGGACTTAAAATAA
- a CDS encoding HutD/Ves family protein translates to MLKKFGIGDYKSTKWSGGITTELYIYPENSSYKDRNFNFRVSMATTEIPNSTFTLLPDIHRYISILEGKIFIEHKNHGHVTLLPHMIHSFEGDWETSAKGKVTDFNLMLKNCQGTLEFIGIQNFETEIENPHILFVFCIEGVVNIGDLTLHPHEIAVAENENITISGENAKLYIGKIFHIK, encoded by the coding sequence TTGTTAAAAAAATTTGGAATTGGTGATTATAAATCAACAAAATGGAGTGGTGGAATTACAACTGAACTCTATATTTATCCTGAAAACTCATCTTATAAAGATAGAAATTTCAATTTCAGAGTAAGTATGGCAACAACTGAAATTCCTAACTCAACATTTACCTTGTTACCTGATATCCATAGATATATTTCTATTTTAGAAGGAAAGATATTTATTGAGCATAAAAATCATGGGCATGTTACTCTTCTTCCTCATATGATACATTCTTTTGAAGGAGATTGGGAAACATCTGCTAAAGGTAAAGTAACTGATTTTAATCTTATGTTAAAAAATTGTCAAGGAACATTAGAATTTATAGGTATTCAAAATTTTGAAACAGAAATTGAAAATCCTCATATTCTATTTGTATTTTGTATTGAAGGAGTTGTTAACATAGGAGATTTAACTCTACATCCACATGAAATTGCAGTTGCTGAAAATGAAAATATAACTATTTCTGGAGAAAATGCAAAATTATATATTGGAAAAATTTTTCATATAAAATAA
- a CDS encoding ROK family protein — translation MYQKIIKESNENKIFQYLFKSKENFVINDIANALNMSFPTVKRVVDILVKKNIIVERDKIGEGVGRKARVYGFNPDFCYSIGIRITSHSFQFILINGYCEIKKEKLYNIELDTSSIVDSLEECINNFIATLNVDEKKHLIGVGIATRGIVNNEKNFVEFSNTDSFPLRSLESIRKKLGVPVLIENESNLAVISESILGLGQKLNHFVCLTLSDSISCSTFQKEQHDSFSFKAGRIHHMNINPDGNLCECGSKGCLGSYISDKALILEFKKFFPEINDFDEIFSEKYLETNFGKLLINNYIKHLAIGIRNLLFFSNPEKLIITGKICKYKNIIKPELLKAIYTPNHIFYRGEDTILFSKFNEQTGILGAAIFPIVDSLF, via the coding sequence ATGTACCAGAAAATTATAAAAGAAAGTAATGAGAATAAAATATTCCAGTACCTTTTCAAATCTAAGGAAAATTTTGTCATAAATGACATTGCTAATGCCCTTAATATGAGCTTCCCAACTGTTAAAAGAGTTGTGGATATCTTAGTTAAAAAAAATATTATAGTAGAAAGAGATAAAATTGGCGAAGGAGTTGGAAGAAAGGCAAGAGTTTATGGTTTTAATCCTGATTTTTGCTATTCTATAGGAATTCGTATTACTAGCCATTCTTTTCAATTCATTTTAATAAATGGCTATTGTGAAATAAAAAAAGAAAAACTGTATAATATAGAATTAGATACATCTAGCATTGTAGATTCTCTAGAGGAATGTATCAACAATTTTATAGCTACGTTAAACGTTGATGAAAAAAAACATTTAATTGGTGTGGGAATAGCTACTAGAGGAATTGTTAATAACGAAAAAAACTTTGTTGAATTTTCAAATACTGACTCATTTCCATTACGTTCTCTTGAAAGTATCAGAAAAAAATTAGGTGTTCCTGTCCTTATAGAAAATGAAAGTAACTTAGCAGTAATTTCTGAATCTATTTTAGGACTTGGACAAAAGTTAAATCATTTTGTTTGTCTTACTCTTTCTGACTCAATAAGTTGTAGTACTTTTCAAAAGGAACAACATGATAGTTTCTCCTTTAAAGCAGGAAGAATACATCATATGAATATAAATCCTGATGGTAATCTGTGTGAATGTGGTTCTAAAGGGTGTCTAGGTTCATACATATCTGACAAGGCTTTAATATTAGAATTTAAGAAGTTTTTCCCTGAAATAAATGATTTTGATGAAATTTTCTCAGAAAAATATTTAGAAACTAATTTTGGAAAACTCCTCATTAATAATTATATAAAGCATCTAGCTATTGGTATAAGAAATCTTTTATTTTTTTCAAATCCAGAAAAACTTATTATAACTGGAAAAATTTGTAAATATAAAAATATTATAAAACCAGAACTATTAAAAGCAATATATACTCCAAACCATATATTTTATAGAGGTGAAGATACTATTTTATTCTCAAAATTCAATGAACAAACTGGTATATTAGGAGCTGCAATATTTCCCATAGTTGACTCTTTATTCTGA